The following coding sequences lie in one Oikeobacillus pervagus genomic window:
- a CDS encoding flagellar biosynthetic protein FliO: protein MKNRLITSLFAFTLSFCLALFWGNGIQTFAESFDQQNVKDCYEHPDKCKKNIDNTKANPIDSTETSNGVNAWNFMKMIGALLFVIALIYFLLKFINQRSRTYQQTKMIQHLGGSPLGGNRSVQIVKVGNRIFVLGIGENVELLKEIDEPNEYNQLIHMYNDNMDQMLQTKDLFTTLVQKVKGHQKDQKRSGHQSKPFRAIFTNQLEDLKKERRNTLEKFEDKGKKLDE from the coding sequence TTGAAAAATCGACTCATTACAAGTTTATTCGCCTTCACCCTTAGCTTTTGTCTTGCTTTGTTCTGGGGGAATGGAATTCAAACTTTTGCTGAATCATTTGATCAACAAAATGTAAAGGATTGCTACGAACACCCTGATAAGTGCAAAAAAAATATAGACAATACAAAGGCGAATCCAATCGATTCAACCGAAACATCTAACGGTGTTAATGCATGGAACTTTATGAAAATGATCGGTGCTTTATTATTTGTCATTGCTTTAATCTATTTTTTATTAAAATTCATTAACCAGAGGAGCCGTACATATCAGCAGACGAAAATGATTCAGCATTTGGGTGGTTCTCCTTTAGGGGGGAATCGTTCCGTACAAATTGTAAAAGTTGGGAATCGAATATTCGTTTTAGGAATCGGCGAAAATGTGGAGCTCTTGAAAGAGATTGACGAACCGAATGAGTATAATCAACTGATTCATATGTATAACGACAATATGGATCAAATGTTGCAGACGAAAGATTTGTTCACAACACTTGTACAAAAAGTAAAAGGACACCAAAAGGATCAAAAACGGTCAGGTCATCAATCGAAGCCGTTTCGTGCAATTTTTACCAACCAATTGGAAGATTTGAAGAAAGAACGTAGGAATACGCTAGAAAAGTTCGAGGATAAGGGGAAAAAGTTAGATGAATGA
- the fliY gene encoding flagellar motor switch phosphatase FliY produces the protein MMSDDMLSQDEIDALLRGGSNESEKDQEDELIPEMNVEDYLDSFEQDALGEIGNISFGSSATALSSLLNQKVEITTPAVSIIERKNIQKEFPHPYVAIQVQYTDGFTGANLLVIEQTDAAIIADLMLGGNGENPNPELGEIQLSAVQEAMNQMMGSAATSMSTIFHKRVDISPPTIELMDLVQGEGGDPITELDLIVKISFKLQIGKLIDSNIMQLLPLPFAKGLVMELMNPPQQEEVTLTHQETSPIPSTQAVVGNEEMAHSQIEANEQANVGQQMPNQTAPVYNHAPQQMGSSMQPTTPHHFGGNATQTQIQQPVHVQPASFANFEQPSIHQMEARNFNMLLDIPLQVTVELGRTKRSVEEILELTSGSIIELDKLAGEPVDILVNSRLIAKGEVVVIDENFGVRITDIMSQRDRIHNLNNE, from the coding sequence ATGATGAGTGATGATATGCTTTCACAAGATGAAATTGATGCTCTTTTACGAGGGGGATCTAATGAAAGTGAAAAGGATCAAGAGGATGAGTTGATTCCGGAAATGAATGTTGAAGATTACTTAGATTCGTTTGAACAAGATGCCCTAGGGGAAATTGGCAATATTTCTTTTGGAAGTTCCGCTACAGCGCTTTCCAGTTTGTTAAATCAGAAAGTAGAAATTACCACCCCTGCTGTTTCGATTATTGAGAGAAAAAATATCCAAAAGGAGTTTCCTCATCCATATGTGGCCATTCAAGTTCAATATACAGATGGATTCACGGGTGCGAATTTATTAGTCATTGAACAGACGGATGCAGCTATTATCGCTGATCTAATGCTTGGGGGCAATGGAGAAAATCCTAATCCTGAGTTAGGTGAAATTCAATTGAGTGCTGTTCAAGAAGCTATGAATCAAATGATGGGTTCAGCAGCAACTTCAATGTCTACGATTTTTCATAAACGTGTAGATATTTCACCGCCTACGATCGAATTAATGGATTTAGTTCAAGGGGAGGGTGGCGATCCCATTACAGAGCTAGATTTGATCGTCAAAATTTCCTTTAAACTTCAAATTGGGAAGTTGATTGATTCTAATATAATGCAATTATTGCCATTGCCGTTCGCAAAAGGGTTAGTAATGGAGCTTATGAATCCCCCTCAACAAGAGGAAGTCACATTGACTCATCAAGAAACTAGCCCAATTCCGAGCACTCAAGCAGTAGTTGGAAATGAGGAAATGGCACATTCACAAATTGAAGCGAATGAACAGGCGAATGTTGGACAGCAAATGCCTAACCAAACTGCTCCAGTGTATAATCATGCGCCACAGCAGATGGGATCCAGCATGCAACCAACCACACCACATCATTTTGGTGGAAATGCTACACAAACACAGATACAGCAACCTGTACATGTGCAACCGGCATCGTTTGCGAATTTTGAGCAGCCATCCATTCACCAAATGGAAGCAAGAAATTTTAATATGTTATTAGATATCCCGCTTCAAGTAACAGTAGAGCTTGGTAGAACAAAACGGTCTGTTGAAGAAATTTTAGAATTAACATCTGGTTCCATCATTGAGCTGGATAAACTCGCAGGTGAACCAGTCGACATATTAGTTAATAGCCGACTGATTGCAAAAGGAGAAGTAGTCGTCATTGATGAAAATTTTGGAGTACGTATTACCGACATTATGAGTCAGAGAGATCGAATTCATAATTTAAATAATGAATAG
- a CDS encoding response regulator, whose translation MGKRILIVDDAAFMRMMVKDILSKNGYEVVGEAADGAQAVEKYKELTPDLVTMDITMPEKDGISALKDIKAHDPNAKVIMCSAMGQQAMVIDAIQAGAKDFIVKPFQADRVIEAISKALGS comes from the coding sequence ATGGGAAAAAGAATTTTAATTGTCGATGATGCTGCATTTATGAGAATGATGGTTAAGGATATTTTATCGAAGAATGGGTATGAAGTAGTCGGAGAAGCAGCTGATGGAGCGCAAGCGGTAGAAAAATATAAGGAATTAACCCCAGATTTAGTGACAATGGATATTACAATGCCCGAAAAAGACGGAATTTCTGCCTTAAAAGATATTAAAGCCCATGACCCAAATGCAAAAGTCATTATGTGTTCAGCGATGGGACAGCAAGCCATGGTGATTGATGCAATTCAAGCAGGAGCAAAAGATTTTATCGTTAAACCATTCCAGGCGGACCGTGTGATTGAGGCGATTTCAAAAGCGCTTGGATCATAA